The Eptesicus fuscus isolate TK198812 chromosome 20, DD_ASM_mEF_20220401, whole genome shotgun sequence genome contains the following window.
tctgggcctcatcttTCTCCTGATGATTGGCATCCTCATGATTGGATCCAAAAGTAAGTGTCACAggatgggcagggatgggggcgATAGTGGAGCACAGTAATACAGGCACTAATGATGATCATGGTGGGTAAAGACGGCTGCTGGCTCTGTTACTTACTCATGGGTAATGTAGTCAAAGAACCTAACCTCTGGAAGCCTGAGTTTCCTTCTCTGCAAGCTTGGATAACAACAGTGCCTGTCCCTTGAAGTCAGGTGTCTGTGAGGACCCAATGAGCCAATGTATGTCCAGTGCCCTGCTCAGTGCcagcacagagaggactgaccAAGCTTAGCACTCATGGTCCCACCTGCCTGATCAGATGCCAATATGCGGAGGGACCTGGAGACCCTGAGAGCATCTTTCAGCAACTTCACTTCCAACACGGTGGCTGAGGTCCAGGCACTGCACTCCCAGGGTGAGCCTGGCTGGAAGGGGCTCTGGATGGGAGGGGtcatggtgggggagaggggagctgagTCCTGAGCACTGAGTCCCCATGTCCTCCAGGTGGCAGTTTGCAAGCAACAATAACATCTCTGAAAGCTGTGGTGGAAAACCAGGAGCAGCAACTGCAAGCAGGTGAGAGGCCCtccaggagtgagtgtgcaaggGCGGGGGCTGGGCTCTCAGGACAGAGGTGGGGTGGGCGCAGCCAGGGGTGCTGAGTGCCCTCCCCTCAGCCCGTAGCTTGAATGACAAGGTGTTTTCTCTGGAGAGCAAGCTGGAGAAAGAGCAGCAGGAACTCCAAGCAGGTCAggccccttctccctgcccctgggcctgatGTGGAGGGAGGGCATGGGGGGCCCTCAGCTGGGCCCCCTGCATTGTCCCCACTGCCCTTCTGTGTGTCCCAGGTTATTCTGAAATGCTCCTGGAAGTCCAGCAACTGGTCAAAGGCCTGAACTCCCTGCATTGTCAGATGGCTTCGCTCAAGAGCAATGGTGAGTGGTGTGTAGGGCAGCGCCCGGCCCCATATCCTGCCCATGTGTCACTGGGCAGCATCTCAGAacctctccactcccaccccagacTCAAAATGCCTGCTGCCCCATCGGCTGGCTGGAGTATGAAGGCAGCTGCTACTGGTTTTCTCGCTCTCAATTGACCTGGCCCGAGGCTGAGAAGTCCTGCCAGCTGCAGAACGCCCACCTGGTCGTAGTGGGCTCCTGGAATGAGCAGGTGAGAACTGGGAGAGCTTGTTTGGAAGGTTGGTTGGTCTACTTGAAGTCACCGCCCTCATCTCCCCACAGAAGTTTCTTGAGCAACACATGTACCCTGGGGACACCTGGATTGGCCTTACTGACCAACATGGTCCCTGGACATGGGTGGACGGGACAGACTATCAGACCGGCTTCCAGTGAGTGTGTGTGCTCTGTCCTCTGTTCCTTTGGCCTGGGTCCTGCTATCCCTGCTGGGTGTTTTTGAGGGTAAGAGGGACTCCTCGGCTCGTCTGAGGGTCTGACTTCCAGGGCCCACATCCATCTGCTCTCTTTAGGAACTGGAGTCCAAGGCAACCAGATAATTGGTACTCCCAAGAGGACTGTGCCCACTTCATAAATGACGGCCAATGGAATGATAACATGTGCGTGAAGTCCTTCCGCTGGGTCTGCGAGACAGAGCTGAAGAGATCCAGCTCCTCGTCTCCTCTCCCCtaatttatttctggaatgctTTCACCTGCTAAGGGAACCTGGCTTGGGGATTCTTTTTTCTgggcgggggggctgggggagggggctcctgCATCACCCAAGGGTTTTTTATCTAGATTTTAAGGAAAGGGCAGAGGATGATGTGTGAGGAATGTAGAATGATGTTTGATGGGGTGGGTAGATTAAAAACCACGCCACTCTTTGCAATTTGCAGGTTATTATTGTCaacttttttttagaataaaaagaagagaaagatactAAACATTTTGTGTCGTCTGGTTATTGGGGGTTAGGAATGTGCTGTGGCTTGTTGGTACTAGGAAGCCTTGGGCAGGCAGCAGGGCGTTGGGAAAACGATGAGTTTTGGGTCAGATGGCGCGATTGGTTACTTCCAGGGCAAGTAGCTCTGCTCTCCGAGTCTCAGCTGTAAAACAGTGTTGTTGCTGGGACCAGCCTCTTTCCAGAGCCTCTCAGAACAAAGCCACCCCTGTGAGTCGAGTGCTTTCAAAGCTTCAGATGAAACTTCTTGGTGTCGGTTGCTTGCATTACAGTGAAGAGAAGCAGCATCCATAGGCAACAAGTACAATGGATCAAAGCTGAGGCCAGTGTTGGCTCATGCTGTGgattttgctaaaatctctcaaaggttacAAACCCTGAACATGCAGAGCTGACCTTGGCATGCTGCATATTCTTTCTAAGCAGCCCTAGTCCCAGCATTAGCAGCAGCTGGCCTAATCTTTACTAAACCTACTCTTTGCTCTGGAGGCAGACACTATTTCTATTTTCCAAGGCTGTTTGCTATACAAATATCCTTGAAAAGGCAGTTGAGAATGCAGGCGGTCAGTAAGATGTTCACAAATGTGAGAATTTTCTTCCCAAACCCTAAAGATACAGTTCTCCTACaattgatacacacacacacacacacacacacacacacacacacatgcattaaAACAATGTTTGGTGATCAATGTTTCCATATTCTATCTCACTTAGGAATTATCCAGGTGTCCAAAGGTTGCCTACtaattgattttaaaactatttattaaaaatgttttttattgatttcagagaggaagggagagggagagatagaaacatcaatgatgagagagaatcattgattggctgcctcccacatgccccctaccagggaccaagcccaaaactcaggcagataccctgactgggaatttaacggtgacttcctggttcataggtcaacactcaccaCGGAGACACATCAGCTGGGCTTGCTTTGATTCAGGTCTTAAAGTTAGCAAAGGATCTTGAAAATTATGTTTCAGCTGACACACCATAGAATTAAATTGTTAtcaacagaattttttaaagattataattcAATTTAGtttaatactttttttcaaatattaaatgctTATATTATACTCCATACTGATCAAATTAGAAAAAGACATATAGCTGTTTATAAgccaaaaaaattattaaaccaatttgatcatgtggacttagattTTTATGGAGAAAGGCTTTTAAGCAAACGATTTCTGTGAGAGTGATGTTTCTATAAGTTTGAACATTCAGCATATCAAAAGTTGTTTATTTTATCAGATTTCTAGGACAATTAGATTTATGCAAGTGTGTTAGTAATCCTGAACATCTTTTATTCTCACACAATGAGAAATAATGACTCCTCTTAATTTTAGTCACAAAAGGAGTCTGcatctggccagcccaggcctccactcaatgatacaaagtttcaatgatagaacatatgtgcatatatgagGGCCCgtgcacacagacaatagtgcacaaaggcctggggaggtggagcagagggagggagtccaatggggggaaagaggatatctgtaatactttcaacaataaagatacatttaaataaataccgtattttccggcgtataagatgactttttaacccaggaaaatcttatacgcccagtcatcttatatgccggaaaatatggtaaatacaaatttaaaagcattgaattatttttaaaaattattattttctgctGTCCCATAATTTGTTATTGTTGTCAATTAAGAACTAATTTTATTGGACTTCCGACTTCCAAAACAGTAGGATGATACATTTGTATTgcttaagccaccaagtttttgataatttgttatggttgcaatagaaaactaatacaataatattatattataaaaattattctactcaattatcattattattattatttgaatttcataaaattttgtgaaacttaaaaaaaaagaactaattttaattctaaatacagaaaaatagctcctcagaaaaaagagagaaaaaaccagctgaaaccggtttggctcagtggatagagcatcagcctgtggactgaagggtcccaggtttgattccggtcaagggcatgtaccttggttgtggacacctcccagtgggaggtgtgcaggaggcagctgatcgatgtttctaactctctatccctctcccttcctttctgtaaaaaaatcaataaaatatattaaaaaagaaaaaaaaaacacatcttggAAACACTTCTCCAAATGAAAGCCATGGAGAAAAACCTGGGAGTATAAACAAGTTGAAGATTACAATAAATCTGTTGTTAGTCTTAAGAACCAGGGAGActccctaaccggtctggctcagtggacagagcatcggcctgcggactgaaaggtcccaggttcgattccggtcaagggcatataccgtggttgtgggcacatccccagcaggaagccactgatcgatgtgtttctctcatcgatgtttctaactctctatccctctctcttcctctctgtaaaaaaaaaaaatcaataaaatatatttaaaaaagaaaaagaacgaAGGAGACAATGAAAATACTCTTTCTCAGGACAAAAAAGTCAGTGAAGAGACTGTTAAATCCGACATGGATTATGTAGGGAAAAGATGGACAACATATGTGATGAGATCATGTGAAATGCAGATGGGTTTTAAACATATAGGCAGTGAAACCGTGGATAAAAGGGGATTACTGTAATGATAATTCGTTAATATGTCTGGATACACAATAATAATGTAAAGGAATTATGTTACACCAAGGGGTCTCAGTCTGCAGTTCATGGAATACTGAACTTCCCGGAGGCCTTTTTGGAAAAGCTATTTTCATCATAATACAAAGATGACATCTGCTTTTCCACTGAGTTAAAATGGACACAGATGGTGCAATATGCATGGTGTCGAAAATGGCTCACAAATTAGCATGAACCAAGACACTGGCACCAAACTGTAGTAGTCACTGTATTCGTTAGTGCCGTGTACTCCCAGAAAAAGCATACCAGTTTCAATGAAGAATGttcttattaaaatatcaaatatggtCACATAATTTTACAGAACTGTAATATGTGCTCCAGAGCACTTGCCAGGATTGGTTATAGAGACGggagaaacatttcattttagcctgactgccgtggctcagtggctgagcatcaacctatgagccaggaggtcacggtttgattgcaggtcagggcacatgcccaggttgcaggctcatgggacgtacaggagacagccgatcaatgagtctctcatcactgatgtttctatctctctctcgctctcccttcctctctgaaatcaataaaaatatattttttaaaataattccattttagaTATCTGATTCCCGTGACTGCGAAACATCGAGTCTGTTCCTTGGGGAGCTCCATCTCCACggtccgcgccccccccccccaagcagcTGAGACCACCTCAGTTAAATGGCAGTCATGGTCCCTCCCTCCTGGGGCTTTGTCCATGAGACAGGACACGTTTTAACTAGTAATTGCAAATGGCTGACAGACCAAAGGGGGAACCCAGAGTTACAGAGGGATTTgtaacttgggggtggggggacggaggGGATTCCTTATTCTACAGAGGACAGGGCAGCCTACCCTGAAGAAGTGGTCTTTAAACTGATATTTTAAGGATGAGCAGATTTtaaagaaggggaggaaggagatgaAGAAAAAGAGATTTGATTAGAGGTAAGAGAAAATGGGTGTATTCGAGTGTTATTTCTATTTCCGAGgggagaaaaccaaggctcagaggggCCAAGTAACTTGCCAGAGGTCACACAGCACTGTAGCCCAGGTCTCCCTGACTGTGGGCTTGAGGCTGTGGTACGGTTGCTCACTGCTCAACTTAAAGAACTGACAGCACTTGGTAACGACAGCATCTCAGGTCTCCAGGCTAGGAAAGTTTCCTGACACAGTATTCTCCCTTCTCTTTACAAACCCTGAGCCCAACGTCAATCACAGATTATTGACTGTGATGGGGGAGGAAATTGTACTGTAATCTCCTTTCATTCGCATCTGGTACTCTTGGCAGAACTGAGACCTCCTGAGGACTTGTAGGCCTTTTGTACTTGTCTGTTCATTGATTGAGCCAGGCAGTGCCCTGGCTACAGATACATCGATGAATGAGCCCTGCTGTCCCCTTAATAAGCACCCTTAGCTCTGAGCTGATTTTTGCAGCTGAAATGACTCCCCTCAGATCCTACTGAAATGTCTCAACAACCTGTGATTCTCAGAGAGCAGAAAGAATTGCCAAGGTACACATTACTCAGTAGGGCTAAATTTGGGGCTGTGGTTGGGCTGATTCAGAGACTTTATTTGAGGCTGAGGCTTGAAATCGGGTTGGAGATTAGGATGGGAGTAGAATTGTGGCTAAAATTGGGCCTGAGATAAGAGTTTGAGGCAGAATCTAGTGCCAAATTTGGTGCTAAATTCATGGCTGGAGTTGGGGCTGCCCAACCCAGTCTAGAGGTATGTGGAGAGATAGCCCGTATCAATCCTTGATCTTTACCCCAATATCTCTCACCATTTAGATCCCACCTAaaaccccaagtcctgccccctggccccacctgcttTCTCTAACCTCCTTGTTTTTTCATTCCCACCTGTGTCCTCAATCCAGTttcctgaaacagaaaaaaagaaggtgGGCGAGAGTCAGTACAAATGACCAGGTTATAGAATTCTGAGACCCCGAATTCTATAACCTAGACCTTCTATTCCCAGACTTTACACAATAAATTACAAGGAGAATTAATTGGGATTGGACACAGGCAGAGCACTACATAGGTGGCCGTGGTTTCATGGTCAACCTGACTCTCCTCC
Protein-coding sequences here:
- the LOC103296983 gene encoding C-type lectin domain family 10 member A-like, with amino-acid sequence MRRDLETLRASFSNFTSNTVAEVQALHSQGGSLQATITSLKAVVENQEQQLQAARSLNDKVFSLESKLEKEQQELQAGYSEMLLEVQQLVKGLNSLHCQMASLKSNGEWCTQNACCPIGWLEYEGSCYWFSRSQLTWPEAEKSCQLQNAHLVVVGSWNEQKFLEQHMYPGDTWIGLTDQHGPWTWVDGTDYQTGFQNWSPRQPDNWYSQEDCAHFINDGQWNDNMCVKSFRWVCETELKRSSSSSPLP